Proteins co-encoded in one Arachis hypogaea cultivar Tifrunner chromosome 11, arahy.Tifrunner.gnm2.J5K5, whole genome shotgun sequence genomic window:
- the LOC112722652 gene encoding uncharacterized protein, producing the protein MERRFNRESKGGVSLQKRMIETRRKAEPAPDLTDFMNDMFFGAADIYKKNYDFTGGSSVVLDDEDDVGFDDSTRSNSARLTQEWLQEARRIVSSSPTRSDSPARRCLSGSPRFASPSNNNSQPGASLIPSLDPTRDNNLSRTRSARRFRGGEGVSNEILTKSAKHSRNKSDTFTNHSWEEDGSPAAEVRRWFSNILKPTPNSTTQNSACPPRQHLQRRSRFQTEPTSPAPQPQGIQSPSRPSFKSTPAESLPLSPPRNLVESAHRRTISSSTCSLEKIASRYVAKGDEVSQQEDDNYSLNGFLKEQREMFKKISSGEIHANAKVILSGPSNSTASMVAAICHAWLLGYREREKGSGVVVPVMNVKRRSMLKLRQAAWLFHHSGLDASALLFADEVDMENLLVTGQVTVLVVGKDILTTTGEVGSQCTILTDNYCEDAYDLLQNSVLKKLLLAGILLDTQNLKASASVSMTRDAEAVQLLLVRSAPNYRYALFDQLLQDQKSTSFVEALNFNYGKPYDQSDKNSEGNTEHKFRERKSSSKSISDRETMLSSTKTNSSDTKSVKSNMVSPRTAKLITPPSRSPAPVSAPAPARVEKESNFRGKNTSFLARWFGFGK; encoded by the exons ATGGAACGAAGATTTAATAGAGAAAGCAAAGGTGGTGTGAGCCTACAAAAGAGGATGATAGAGACGCGGCGAAAGGCAGAACCAGCACCGGACCTCACGGATTTCATGAACGACATGTTTTTTGGGGCTGCTGACATTTACAAGAAGAACTATGACTTCACTGGTGGTAGCAGTGTTGTTTTGGACGATGAGGACGATGTTGGGTTTGATGATAGCACAAGAAGTAACAGTGCGAGGTTGACTCAAGAGTGGTTACAAGAGGCGCGAAGGATCGTGTCTTCTTCTCCCACAAGATCTGATTCGCCTGCACGTCGCTGCCTTTCTGGCTCTCCGAGGTTTGCATCGCCTtccaacaataattcacaacccgGCGCATCTCTTATTCCTTCCTTGGATCCCACCAGAGATAATAATCTCTCAAGAACTAGGTCTGCAAGAAG GTTTAGAGGAGGGGAAGGGGTGAGTAACGAGATACTAACAAAATCAGCTAAACACAGTCGCAACAAATCAGACACCTTTACTAATCATTCTTGGGAGGAGGACGGATCCCCTGCTGCGGAAGTCCGCAGATGGTTCTCCAACATCCTCAAGCCCACACCCAACAGCACCACACAAAATTCAGCTTGCCCTCCACGCCAGCATCTTCAGCGGAGGTCCCGCTTCCAAACGGAACCAACCTCCCCTGCACCTCAGCCGCAGGGGATCCAATCCCCTTCCCGCCCAAGCTTCAAGTCTACTCCTGCGGAGTCTCTGCCTCTGTCTCCGCCAAGGAATCTCGTCGAGTCTGCTCACCGGAGAACCATATCGTCTTCAACTTGCTCGCTGGAGAAGATCGCGTCCAGGTATGTCGCAAAAGGAGATGAAGTGAGCCAGCAAGAAGATGATAATTATAGCCTCAACGGTTTCCTCAAAGAGCAGAGGGAAATGTTCAAGAAAATCTCCAGCGGAGAGATCCATGCAAATGCCAAAGTCATTCTTTCTGGGCCTTCGAACA GTACTGCATCGATGGTGGCTGCGATTTGCCATGCTTGGCTGTTGGGGTAcagggagagggagaaggggagTGGTGTGGTGGTGCCAGTGATGAACGTGAAGCGAAGGTCCATGTTGAAGCTGAGGCAAGCTGCATGGCTGTTTCACCACTCTGGTCTTGATGCTTCTGCATTGCTTTTCGCTGATGAG GTGGACATGGAAAACCTTTTGGTGACTGGCCAAGTGACTGTCCTCGTGGTTGGAAAAGATATCCTAACCACTACCGGCGAG GTTGGATCTCAGTGCACCATTCTCACGGATAATTATTGTGAAGATGCCTATGATCTGCTTCAAAACTCTGTACTAAAGAAACTATTG CTAGCTGGAATTCTACTAGACACACAGAATCTAAAGGCTTCTGCATCCGTATCAATGACAAGAGATGCAGAAGCAGTTCAATTGCTATTGGTTCGCTCAGCCCCAAACTACAGATATGCTCTATTTGATCAAT TGCTACAAGACCAAAAATCTACTTCTTTTGTGGAAGCTTTGAACTTTAACTATGGGAAACCTTATGATCAAA GTGACAAGAACAGCGAAGGAAACACGGAGCATAAATTTCGAGAAAGAAAATCAAGCTCTAAGTCTATATCTGACAGAGAAACCATGTTGTCAAGTACAAAAACGAATTCCAGCGACACAAAAAGCGTCAAAAGTAACATGGTTTCACCAAGAACAG CCAAACTTATTACGCCACCTTCACGATCTCCTGCTCCAGTATCAGCACCAGCGCCAGCACGTGTTGAAAAGGAATCCAATTTTCGCGGGAAAAACACCTCCTTCTTGGCAAGGTGGTTTGGTTTtggaaaataa